The genomic segment CGTAGGTGTAGTTCAGATACACGGGATCACCGGGCGCCGGGATCAGTTGGGCGCCCGCATCAGCCCACCGGGTCCCCAGCATCAGCGTGCGCTTCAACCGTGGAATCGTCAGGTCGATGATCGCGAACAGATTGTAGTAGTCACCGCGGATCGCGCGATCCATGAAGCTCTGGGTGAAGGGGAAGTGGATCGCGTATTCGAGCAGCGCATCCAGATCCGGGCCGACGTCGGCGAAGGCCTTGAACGCCGGTTCCAGATTCTTCAAGTTTGCGACCAGATCGGCCTGCGATTCGTTGACCAGCGTGGTGGCGGTGTCACTGAACGTGCCGAGTTTCTGCAAGGCCGTTGTCAGCGTTGGCCTTTCCTTGACCAGCACGTCGATGGCCGGTGGGATCTTCTCCAGCGCGCGGGTGAGGTCGTCGCGCTGACCGGCGAATGTCGTCGCCATCCGATTCAGCGACTGAATGACCGACACGATGTTGTCCCGCTGGCCGTCCAGCGTTCCGACGAAGGTGTCCAGACGGGTGATCAGGTCACGGAATGCGGCCTCGTTGCCGTTGACCGCCGTGCTGAAGTTGTGGATGACATCGCCGATTTGACCGAGGCCGCCACCGTTGACCACCGCGGCGAGCGAGGCCAACGTCTGCTCGGTACTCGGGTAGGTCGACGCCTTGTTGAGCGGAATCGTCGCGCCGGGCGAGAGTCTGCCGCTTGGCGCCTGTCCGACCGGCGAATTCAGCGAGAGGTGCATGGAGCCCAGCAAGCTCGTCTGACCCACGCTGGCAACGACGTTCGCCGGTACGGCCACATCGGGCTTCACCGAGAACTCCACGTCGGCATGCCAGTTCTTCACCGTCATCTTGCGCACGCTGCCGACGACGACGTCGTTCATCATCACGGGCGAATTGGGTTCCAACGTAGAAACGTTGCCGATCTCGACGTGATAGATGGTCGCGTCGGATCCGCGTCCCACCGTACCGGGCAACGGCAGTGAGTTGACGCCTTGGAACGCACACCCACTAGTGGCCATCGCGACACCGCAGCCGACGATCACCGCTCGCCGCAACGATTTTCCGCCGATCATGGCGTTCCTCCTGCTTCCGCGGCCATCGGAGGACCGGGCGCCGGGCCTGGCGCCGCGCCCACCGGGTTCAACATGCTCGGCAGCGACGAGATCACACTGGGCGGGATGACAGGCGGTGCACCGGGCAGCAGCTGAGCCGCACCCGGGGGCGCCTCACCCGGCGCGCGCCCGGTGAACCCTGGCGGTCCCGGTGTCACGCCCTCGTACGCCGAATGGTACGGCGGCAGAGGCGGAACGTCGGGGGGCGGACCTGCGGCACCGGGCCGGAGATTGTCTTGGGAGTAGACGAGTTCGTCCGGGGAGGCGGACGGCATCAGGTAGGGATCGATGCCGATCGGCAGGTAGTTGAAGTTCAGCAGCCGAAGCGCCGGGCCGAGGTACTGGCTGCACAGCTTCGCCGTTTCCGGAGCGGTGGTGTTCTCGATGGCACCGATTGCACCGCAGACGAATTCGGTCGGGTTGGAGAAGTTGTTCAGCACGAACTGTCCCACCGCACTACCGGAGGACGGGTTGTAGATGTTATAGGCGTTGGTCAACGCGTTCGGCGCGATGTGGAGGAGGTTCTCGATCTCCATCTTGTTGTTGAGCAGGTTGGTGGTGACATTCGTCAGCCGGTGGAGCTGCTCGGAGGTCTGGTCGCGACTACCCGCGACGAACCGCTGGATGTCGACGATCGCCACCGAGAGGTTCTTCAATGCGGAGTCGAGATCCGACCGGTTACCGTCGATCACACTGGTGAGCGTCGCCAACCGATTCTGGAACATCACCACCTGCTCATTGCTGTCACGCAGGGTTGTGACGAAGGTCTGCAGGTTCTTGATGATGTCGACGATGTTGCCGCTGCCGTTGGCCAGCACGCGGGACACCCCGGCGAGCTCGGTGATGGTCTGGCGTAACTTATCGCCGTTCCCGTCGAGCGCGTTGGCGGCACTGTCGATGAAGCGCGACACCGACGTACCC from the Mycolicibacterium crocinum genome contains:
- a CDS encoding MCE family protein — encoded protein: MSKRWVKVLSVVLAGLLVVGAAVLVRNIFFGPKTVSAVFTTATGIYPGDDVRVSGVKVGTIDAIEPQGTQTKLVMHVDRDVPIPADAKAVIVAQNLVAARYVQLTPAYRKNTGQKEMPDDTVIPLDRTAIPVEWDEVKEQLTRLATDLGPQSGVSGTSVSRFIDSAANALDGNGDKLRQTITELAGVSRVLANGSGNIVDIIKNLQTFVTTLRDSNEQVVMFQNRLATLTSVIDGNRSDLDSALKNLSVAIVDIQRFVAGSRDQTSEQLHRLTNVTTNLLNNKMEIENLLHIAPNALTNAYNIYNPSSGSAVGQFVLNNFSNPTEFVCGAIGAIENTTAPETAKLCSQYLGPALRLLNFNYLPIGIDPYLMPSASPDELVYSQDNLRPGAAGPPPDVPPLPPYHSAYEGVTPGPPGFTGRAPGEAPPGAAQLLPGAPPVIPPSVISSLPSMLNPVGAAPGPAPGPPMAAEAGGTP
- a CDS encoding MCE family protein, with amino-acid sequence MIGGKSLRRAVIVGCGVAMATSGCAFQGVNSLPLPGTVGRGSDATIYHVEIGNVSTLEPNSPVMMNDVVVGSVRKMTVKNWHADVEFSVKPDVAVPANVVASVGQTSLLGSMHLSLNSPVGQAPSGRLSPGATIPLNKASTYPSTEQTLASLAAVVNGGGLGQIGDVIHNFSTAVNGNEAAFRDLITRLDTFVGTLDGQRDNIVSVIQSLNRMATTFAGQRDDLTRALEKIPPAIDVLVKERPTLTTALQKLGTFSDTATTLVNESQADLVANLKNLEPAFKAFADVGPDLDALLEYAIHFPFTQSFMDRAIRGDYYNLFAIIDLTIPRLKRTLMLGTRWADAGAQLIPAPGDPVYLNYTYDPLKTGVTPPPPDVFDDNPPPQAPPVSAIAAAGPILPLVPPSPIAAPGTQIYTREQLAATGVQPIFAGPYGAQPNPPANTPPAPPTGGGG